Genomic window (Ammospiza nelsoni isolate bAmmNel1 chromosome 17, bAmmNel1.pri, whole genome shotgun sequence):
AGGAATGACACAGTAGAGACCCTTTACTGTCATTGCTCCCCAGTTTCCAATGTGTGAAAAATGTATTGCTTAATTAgcaaggatttggggtttggggcacAACTGTCAAAAAAATTAGTTTATCCTTAGAGGCTGTAAGCTTTGGGAAATAGCGGTCCAACTGTAGAGGGAGAATTATTGCTGTAAGAGACAGCATCATTCTCCAGAGCTCTGATGAAATGAGCTGTACTGTGCCTTTTACTTGGGGGGAAGTTTCCTAGAGTTTGACTGAAAACATGAGACTACTTTGTGTTTACTTTGTGTCTTACAAGAAATATGTTTGAACTCTAACCAGGCATATAGGAAAAATTTCTGGCCAACTGGGAGAGAAAGCATTTCTGCCACAATATCTTATTATCCTATATATACAATCTCAAATAATTAGGCATAAATGAATTTCTACTTAGAGTTTGTATTTGTACTTAGAGTTTGACAGGACTTTTCAAATAAAGACATTGGTGCATTAGTTCACCAAATGTGGATTTCTCTGGTGGACTTAGTTGCATGTTGCCAGTAGGTGATCAgctgtttatatatatatattctttttctgtgttgtttctgGCCTTTTTTCCAGGGCCTAGGATGTAAAACTCCATGAACTGGCTGGATTAATGAATTTCAAGCTGTTTGCCATGTGGTCAGGTAAACcctccagcctttcctcacgTTTCAGAGTATACAGAGTGAAGAGCAGGACTATCCCTTTCACTAACACTAAGACATTTAATCAGCTTATCTGTATATAATCTAACCATATCTTTGGTGACCTCCAGACACAGGCtcattttgttatttctttccttgcttttaGATCAACATTTCTCTTGCAAAGTCCCTTTACAGTTTTTATGAATAGTACCAATATCATATTGAGCAGATATCAGTTGTAGGATACATCACAGCAACACGTGGAGCAGGAGTGCATTACAAAGTCCAACAGACAAATGCAAGGTGTTGCATCCCTGAAACAGCAACCCAGGAGTGCAGCAAAGGCTGGCATCTTTCACAGAAGTCAGTAGATAAAAGCTTAAAGAGTTGGATCAGCGTGTCTGTCCTGAAAATCACTTACTGTACCTGTGGGTACCATGAAGTGGTGTCATGAGTATCATGAAGTGGTTTCATGAGTATCATGAAGAGGTTTCATGAGTATCTGCTTTCTTGAGATCACTGATGAGAATGTGATCGTCCTCTCCATGGCTGAAAAGGCTAAACAGCATCTTAAAAGCAAAACCTGAAATTACTCTGTGCATAAAGTACCAAATGGTGCTTCATCAGAACCAAGGATGATATTGCAGCCATAACTGAGGTTTCTTCCCCCACAGTGTGATTGTATGGAGCAAGGCAGAACCAGTTTTATGACTTCAGCACCAGCACTGACTTCCTAGAGAAAGTTCTGGCATAACCCAGTCTCTACccttattttcttctgtcacaCCTAAATCAGAGTTCATCAATTCCTGTTTATCCACTAATCTTGAAGAGGGAGAAAAGCCTGTGATAGAAAGCCTTGAGCTGTGCACCTGGCCCATGGAAACAAGTGCAGAAGCCACAATAAGCATTTCCATCTGCCAGAGACCAGAATACAGATCTGTTAGACTGCTCCACTAAAAACAGTTTGTGTATTTCCACATGGTGCATTTTGTGGGAAAATGAGTCTCATAGTAATGTGGTTTGAAATTACAGCTCCTTATacaatgttttccttttatatttCTGTAGTGAAAAAGGCAATTAACTTAAATATGATAAAGAAAGAGAGCCTGTAATTCTGATCTGTCTGTGGCAGTGATACTGGATAGAGGCAGTTATTGCTACTTGCTAGAAATTAACTAATTTCTAACACTGCTAATTGCTAGAAATTAGTTaactttgtatttaaaataaattctcttAGAATAAAATATCAAGATACAAGTTAGCTGTGTAAGCTACTTTCATTGTGACAGATTGTAGtacaagatttttattttttctgtgaggaGACCAAATGCATTTTCACAAATGTTATATTCACTGTATATACCTCTACCTGGCTGGGAAGAAGATGTCCTATAAACTTACTTTTCTGTGTTGGGTACTCCAGTTTTAGCCCAAGGACAGTTCTGTATTAtggaaaaagaagtgaaaaatgcAGATGATGTTTTGAATcaaaattgtaaaatattaatatagCACTTCTTTCATGATTAGAATGTAATAATATTAAATTTGCATAGAAATGTGGttataagcaaaaaaaaaaaaaaagctaaaacccccaaaatgaAGTAAGCAAAAATGCCAATCAAGTCCTATTAGGTGATAAATGAGGCTAATTCAGAATTGAGAAGCAATCaccatgaaaaaaaccccccatTTTAGAGACAAGAACAATTATTATGAGCTCCTGCTTGGAGATCTTTCTCCTCTACAGTTTGTAGTACTTAGCACCTGCTCTAGAAACATCTTCTATAAATAaccattttctgtttcagacaAAATTTACATTGAAAACTATCTTGGTGCAGCTGCTCAGTTTTTCTAAGATTGTGAATTGCCAAAAAAGGAACAGTCATTCCTTGGGGACCTCAGAGTTAAATCCTTTTTCTGTAACATGATCCCATGTAGCGGAGCTGTGATGGAAGTCCATTATTACTGCTAGCTGTTCTTAGAGTTGCTCAAACTGAGAACTCAGAAGCCTTCTGTAGATGATCCTCACTCTTTTACAATTTCTGTGGCTTTGTAGTTCCATAATTACTGCTCCTGATGGCACAGTGCCCCAAAAATGAATACTTTGATAATTTGCTGCTCTCTTGTACTCCTTGTCACCTGCGGTGTTCCAGCGCACCCCCGCCCTCCTGTGAAAACTACTGTGAGAAGAGTAAGTAAACTTCTGCAAtcctctgtgcctgtgctgggcatcTTCATCTTGTGTTTTACACTCAGGTTTGATGTGTTGGACATGTTTACTGCACATGAGTTGTTGTTTATGATTAATGTAATGCATCTCTTTTGTTTCACAAGGTACCGATTCGAGCGGAATCCTTTGGATTTGTTTGGGCACAGGGTTGATTTTAATACTCACTCTGTTTACCTTAATGGTCTTGTTTAAATGGAAGCACCTAAAGCAACAAAAACTGCAAAACACAGGTGAATACATTCTTAATCAAATAATTTTAGATCATTGTACATTTTAGCTACTCTTAACATGTAAAACCATTGTATATATTCCAGATTCTCAGGACTGTCTTTGTTGGGTTGTTTGGTCTTTGTTGGATTGTTTGGTATTCCTCAAACAGTCTCCACGAAATTCTCATAGTTATTAGGGAATAAATATCCAGATGTTGACTTGCAAAAGCAGCAATTTCTCTTTGTTGGCTCTGGATCTTGTGAGGATTGTGTTGTATATTCATACCTACCTTACTGCTGTTTGAGAAATCATTTATGAAAacttaaaagcaaaaaactTCATAAGGGTTTCACCCTCACTGAATGCAAAAGGAAGTGTTCCCAGGCAGAGGATACACATTCAATATTAGCTTTTCATTTTATAAgactttaaataattttatttaatattgtaGTCTGTGAGAAGCATATGTGGTACATTTTGTGAAGGtgaaaaaaggttttttccattttgcaaaTACTGTATTTGTGAGTTTTCAGACAATAAATAATAACTGATTAGAAAATGTGTTGAATTATTTCAATGTTTATTCTGAAGTAGAAGGTTGTGTTGTCATAGAACAAAAGATTATTATATGTACATCTTAAAACTTTCACTATATCTAAAAATTTCACTGAGGTTGGAACATAGTCGGACCATAATGAAATCTGGACATTTAACAGCTCTTTGTTCAGTATAGCATGATGTATGTACTAAATTAACTTCTGTATATTACAGACTCCTCTGTGGAGCCAAACAACATTCTCAAGGCTAATACTGAAAGCAGTGTGAACACAGAAGAAATCAGACACACACCTCCAAGTGAAACATTAATGTATTCAGTGGAAGAATGCACTTGCAGTGACTGTGGCTTGGTGAAACCTCAGACTGGCTGTGAAACTTCATTTCCATTACCAGCTACTGAAGAACGAGCTACTGTTCTAGTTACTACCAAATCTTTTGATTATTGCAACTATGTTCTGGGTGTTGGATGACTGGGAGAGAAATGTATTTGTACTGAGTAATAATAAATGAGTTATTCCAGTATAGCTGTAAACCTTAATACTTGCAGTCAGTGGAGAATGAAGAATACTTGCATCATCCTTGGAGATCTCCCATTGTGCTTGCATTAATATTGCCATTATTTCTAATTCTAGTATTTCATTAGTCAAGTATTTCTACAGTAACCTCAGACACTCAACTAGTTAttggaatttttaatttcagaaagtCCTTACATAGGAcagctttttctgcctttagAGATTATACCTACTTACAGCACatatatacaaaataaataagttTGCAAATATGTATGTTCATGTTAGACTCAGATCTTGTGCCAAAAACTACTTGATGTTACACAGGACTCTTCCAATAGGCAGAAATGAAGACCTACAGTACATCCCAACTCTTGAGTAATTTCAGCACTTGAAATAGGAATGTTCTAAAGATGGATACCCTGTAGAGTATGGAGGCCCCTGGGTTCAGAAGATGTCCCTGGGTCACCCTAAGGgatgctggtggtgctggggagcacagatcacagaatcacagaatgtcctgAGTCAGAAGGAACCCACAAGGGTCACTGatgtccagctcctggccttcaCTGCAACCCCTGCAATCCCATGTATTTCCTGCAGGCTTTCCTTTCAGAGCCAAGTGTTTTCAGACTgagatttatttctctttcattcattttttttacttacCCTTGTTACATTTACAAGGATGGGTGATTAGTCGTACTAGACCACTCTGTGGCCTAAAATTAGGAATATATTTCTGTCACCTTGCTTTGCAAGCATTAATGTTACTTTCCCAATATTAGGCCACAATTTTATTCCTGGAAAAGTGCAACAACCACAACAACAATCATCTTTATTTGTAGCTAACATTCTACTTCAGGTTCCTGCATGAATGAGGAATTGAAGTATTTCATTGCTTGAAATCTACAAATGATCGGTTACAGCAACATTAGGAGACTGACACAAGGTTTGGGGTGAGTTGGGAGTTAGGCGCTCTGTGTGGTTTTGGCCACACAGGGCCAACACCTCTCAAATAGGCCTAGAGACTTAAGAAATTTGTTATTATCatctttttggttttatttaacaAGCCTTTCCGAGCTTCCACCCCGCACAGCACTTGCGGGGTTATCTCCACTTTTCTCACCGTTCCTTTGGCGGTGCCGCGTTCCTGCCCCTCAGGACGGCTCTGCCCGCCTGGGGCCGGGCGGCTCCGGGGCCGGGGCGCGCTGAGGGCGCGGGGCCGCGCTGAGGAGCCCCGGATCGGACGCGCTCCGCGGCGCTCCCGGGGCCGTGTTTACCTTCCGGGGCGCCGGGCGGGTTCCGGGGCGGGCGGTGGCTGCCGGCCCGGCCGTGGCTGTGCGGGAGAGCGGCGGCTCCGGCGGACGGAGCCCCGCGGGCACCATGAGCGGTGAGTGCGGCCGGGCTGGCCCCTCCGCCCGGGCCCGCCGGGCGCTGTGGGGGCTGGCGCGGGCAGAGGTGCCCGGGGGGCCCGGGCGGGAGTGACACTGCCCTCGTTCCCCTCCGCTTCTCCCTGGTGCCGTGCTGAGGCACAGGACACTTGGGTCTCTTATCTCCACACCCCGTTCCTCGTTCCGGCTCCCCGAAGTGGTTTTTTACCCCGTTTTAAATCCTAAGTCTTGCCCTTGAGCGTGACACTGGCTCACAGCCTCGCAGCACAAGTGATGCTGGGCTCGGGCATCTGTGTTGCCTCAGCTATGAAACCTCATAGGAAATACTCCTGAGGAAATAAATGACCAAGAGAAAAtaggagtttaaaaaaattaaaaatatgagcTCAGGAGCATGCAGTCGGTGGGAGAGGTGAGAACCACGGCTTGTGGAGAAAGGGCCCTGTTGCTGTACCCCTGAGTCTGGTGAGGATATCTCTGGATGCGGTAATTTCTGTGGTAAAGGGGAGCGGTGCCGGGGGTGTGTTAAATCTTGAGGGTAAAAGTGTGCTAAATCCTGAGCTTTTTGACGTGTTTGTCAAGGAAATACTCGAAGCTTTGCATGAGAATTATGACCCATAAACTACAGGACTGGAGGAAGCAGATTTGCTTGAATGAGCAAGCATGGAGATATTTGTTAGGATAGACATAAAATTTCTTATACACTTGTAGATGTAAAGGATAAGTGGTATTTATTTAATATGTATTAAAATACATTGGCAAGGActtgtttggggctttttgagAAGGGAGGTGCTTTAGTAAAAACTTTGATGGGTTTGTTTGTCCATCATCAGCAATGGAAGTTGCAGACAGCACTCTGCACCTGAGGACTGGATCACACATTGATCTCCCACCCTGGTCTAATGCATGGTGGTCTTTGTTGCCAAAGGCAATGAGAAATAAACTGAGGAGTTAACTGGAGTAACTAAATGCTACCTGTTTTGTGGGGAGCAGACATTTCTGAAAgtgaactgaaaaataaaacctcttcacttgtatttttctctgttttgttctgACCTTTTTGGTAGGAAGAAAGTTGAAGATTTTTGTGGGAGAGATGAggcaaaaaaagagattaaaatggGGAAACTGCTTGTGGAAAATGCAAGTAACAGTGAAATCTTTCAAAGCATGGGAAAAGAAAGTTTCTCAAATGTTTCAGATCTTGACACAATATAGACTAAATCCTAATTACAAAATTTGTAAGAGTCATCATTTTCATATGGAAAACCTCAGACCTTCAAATTCAAACTGGGAATAGCCTTGTGCAAATTTATGCAAATTAGAGCCTAAATCTTCCTAGGAGACTAATCTTTGAGAGCTCTGTTTGGATTCTGTGACTCAAAAGGCAAGGTAACACCTCCTGTGGCCTAAAGCTTCATCGGGTAGTTATTTTTGTtacctttaatatttttttaagacaaCAAAGAGATACATGTTTatgagaaaagaaacatttcattACTTAAAATAGAGTAATGCCTAGGGTGACACTAACAATAGTGGTTCAATTGCATAGTAGCCACTCATGCATAGCCCCTGCCAAGAATTGTGGGGGTTTTCCAACAATTTCAATTAGCAAGGTAACAAAAACCCCCCTAATGTTGCACTTTGACAAACATTACTGTTACACAGTGCTGTACAGTATTTTTCTAGAATAATATAAGTCAAACTGatcaaaacagagaaatatCTGAGATATCATTATCATGCTTGTTTCAGATAAGGGAGATAGCTGATGTTAACCTCTCATAAATTTTAACCATATCCTTCTTTTAGTGCCTGTAACAGCACTGCCTCTATGTACTTCTATGCCCAGTTTTAGCCCTTTAGTTCCTAAAATATAGATGAAAGAACTTCTTCGTGACTATAATTATGgttaatgtttattttctttagctACAGTGTATTTCTAGTGGATGTGAAGGTAAATTCCTGTTGATGTAAGCCTCACCTTAATATTACTAATGCTGCTTACTAATTACATACTCATATTTTATTCTACAGTGCTGACTAGGCTAAACTTTAAAGGCAAATAATACAAGGATACAAGATTTATGTGCTTGTCAAGAATTGGGGATGTTGTCATTTGTTTAATGACAGTTTCAAAAAACTTCAAAATGCAGCTTGTGGTGGGGGGAGTAGAGCAGTAGAATCATAATAATGTAGTATAAAGTAGCATTTAAATTAGgtctgtgtttgttttattttaaactcGTGCCATCAGAACCTGCATTAGAGCAAGCAAGAGGGATTGCAGTCTGAAATGTTGCATTCAGGACATAACTGCAAGTTATATAAGAGCAATAtgagatttatttattttacttatatGCTGCATGTGGTGCTGCAGAGGGCTTTACCTAGGAAGAACTGGATGAAAATCCAGCTTTCCTTTACTTAGAtgcagtttgctgctgctgtaggTGTGGATGTTTGTGTGGAGTGTGGAGagaagtttgttttaaaaataggaaagcaTGACCTTGAACAACAGAAAATGAAGAGGGTCACAGAGGCAGGTGCAGTACCTGAGCCTATGTTAAACCCTTTTTGACTGAGTAGATGTTGGTAGGAGAAGTCTCTTGAAGTTAGTTTTTCAACCTTATACTTATGTTTTCACAATTATTTTTAGAGTCCAGTATGAACTTCCTTTTTTATGGCAATAGTCtaaatacagcatttttctgAGTAATGGTGTTTTTATATATTCTGTGTTTTGTATGTGTGTTGCTGTAGTTTTTACTGCTGTTCTGAATAAAGAGAAGGGTAGTTTAGTCAGTTTGTAATACACTCTTAGACTTAAAGTCAGCTGGAGTTGATCGCACTTAATTGGTGCTCTTGTCTAaaaagatgcctttttttttccccctgaaaacttagtttagaaaatgaaaatgtggaagAACTAAATCTTCAACAGAGTTAgtggaaatgtatttttaccTTCCACCTACTGGAAACAAAACCATCACGAAATAGTGCCATATTTAAATAGTACCATATTTTCTAGACTtgttacaaagaaaaatataccCTCAGCATGAAAAGAGACACAACCTAatctttcagttttttttttttttaaacagatgtAGTGAGTATTCTTTTCCTTATACCTGTAAAATTTCTGTTAAGCAAAGGAATTTAGGATGTGCATTGAAGAGAAACCTCAGCTAAGCCCTCAGCAGAGACATTACATGGCCTTATAGCCCTGCTGATGGTGAGGGTGATCTGAACTTCAGGAATTACTGGTTGTAATCTCCTGCAGTCATGATTGTTAATAGTGAAAATTTGCAAGtaaaataaggagaaaatacaCATTGCACTCAGTTTTGTAAAGTTGAGGTTTTTTGGTCTCACATGCTTTAGTGGTTTAGAACATTAATTAGTATAATGAACATCAGTATGTATTCTGTATTTATGGATTTTTATATTGTCATGGTTTGGAATCTAGTTGC
Coding sequences:
- the TNFRSF17 gene encoding tumor necrosis factor receptor superfamily member 17 isoform X2, coding for MNFKLFAMWSGTDSSGILWICLGTGLILILTLFTLMVLFKWKHLKQQKLQNTDSSVEPNNILKANTESSVNTEEIRHTPPSETLMYSVEECTCSDCGLVKPQTGCETSFPLPATEERATVLVTTKSFDYCNYVLGVG
- the TNFRSF17 gene encoding tumor necrosis factor receptor superfamily member 17 isoform X1 — translated: MAQCPKNEYFDNLLLSCTPCHLRCSSAPPPSCENYCEKSTDSSGILWICLGTGLILILTLFTLMVLFKWKHLKQQKLQNTDSSVEPNNILKANTESSVNTEEIRHTPPSETLMYSVEECTCSDCGLVKPQTGCETSFPLPATEERATVLVTTKSFDYCNYVLGVG